In one window of Lacticaseibacillus casei DSM 20011 = JCM 1134 = ATCC 393 DNA:
- a CDS encoding GntR family transcriptional regulator yields the protein MKISIDKSSMIPVYEQIANNLRDMVYGRSLQDGDRLDSEQKMCLNLKVSRGTVRKAIEVLLKEGLVKKVHGKGTFVSNPNVEYSLNDQLMSFAESLDKQHLNYTTQVIKQELLPANQKIADTLKIPVGSEYLYLERLRSVADDKLMLIENRINIKLCPGIEKVNFNNISLFAKIEELAGRQISFARSTYEALNIGTERGEILGLPASTPTLKMQQTVFMSENETVEYGSVWLKGNKYFLTTTLQRR from the coding sequence ATGAAGATCTCAATTGATAAGTCTTCAATGATTCCTGTCTATGAGCAAATAGCCAATAACTTGCGAGACATGGTCTACGGTAGAAGCTTACAGGATGGTGACAGGTTAGATTCAGAGCAAAAGATGTGTCTGAATTTGAAAGTCAGCCGAGGAACGGTTCGAAAGGCAATTGAAGTTTTGCTGAAAGAAGGATTGGTTAAAAAGGTACACGGAAAAGGAACATTTGTCAGCAACCCAAACGTAGAATATTCCTTGAACGACCAATTAATGTCGTTCGCGGAGTCACTTGATAAACAGCATTTGAATTATACAACTCAGGTGATTAAACAAGAATTATTGCCGGCAAACCAAAAGATTGCAGACACTCTTAAGATTCCAGTCGGCAGTGAGTATCTGTATTTGGAACGATTAAGATCGGTTGCGGATGACAAGCTAATGCTAATTGAAAATCGGATCAATATTAAACTTTGTCCAGGTATTGAAAAGGTAAACTTTAATAACATCAGCTTGTTTGCAAAAATTGAGGAACTTGCAGGAAGACAAATTAGTTTTGCACGTAGCACATATGAGGCACTAAATATTGGAACGGAGCGAGGCGAAATCTTAGGGTTACCCGCTTCTACACCAACCTTGAAAATGCAACAAACTGTATTTATGTCAGAAAATGAGACGGTTGAATATGGTTCTGTTTGGCTAAAAGGGAACAAGTACTTTCTAACTACTACGTTGCAAAGACGCTAG
- a CDS encoding ribose-phosphate diphosphokinase: protein MHELKLFSLNGNRPLAEKIAEEVGLPLSPASVNHFADGEIQIELPESVRGADVYVIQSVSDPVNENFMELMIMVDALRRASAHHINVVISYYGYARADRKARSREPITAKLVANMLEMDGVDRIVAVELHADQIQGFFDIPVDHLKAHRLIGDYFKKLNLGDNVVVIAPDHSGTKQARALAEELHTPIAIVDKRDQDHIGVIGNVEGMYAIIIDDLIDTGDRIVDSYKALSEAGALDIYAAATHGVFSRGAVYRIKHLGLKKVVITDTIQLDPKHQFEGLAQVSVGPMLGKAIKLINSNQSIHVLF, encoded by the coding sequence ATGCACGAATTAAAGTTGTTCAGTCTCAATGGTAATCGTCCATTAGCTGAAAAGATTGCGGAAGAAGTCGGATTACCGCTGTCGCCCGCGAGCGTTAATCACTTTGCCGATGGTGAGATTCAGATCGAATTGCCGGAAAGTGTTCGTGGTGCTGATGTTTATGTGATCCAGTCAGTCTCTGATCCGGTTAATGAGAACTTCATGGAGCTCATGATCATGGTTGACGCTTTGCGCCGCGCCAGTGCACACCATATTAACGTGGTCATTTCATATTATGGGTACGCGCGTGCTGATCGAAAAGCGCGATCACGGGAACCGATCACTGCCAAATTAGTCGCTAACATGTTGGAAATGGATGGCGTCGATCGCATTGTGGCAGTCGAATTGCATGCCGACCAGATTCAAGGGTTCTTTGATATTCCGGTTGACCATCTCAAGGCCCACCGGTTGATCGGAGACTACTTCAAGAAGCTGAATCTCGGCGACAATGTTGTGGTCATTGCTCCAGATCACAGCGGCACCAAACAGGCCCGGGCGTTGGCGGAAGAGTTACATACGCCCATCGCCATCGTGGACAAGCGCGATCAGGATCATATCGGCGTCATCGGTAACGTTGAAGGCATGTACGCCATCATCATTGATGACCTGATCGATACCGGTGATCGGATCGTTGACTCCTACAAGGCTTTAAGCGAAGCCGGCGCCCTCGACATTTACGCCGCCGCAACCCACGGTGTCTTCTCACGCGGCGCGGTTTACCGAATCAAACACCTAGGCTTGAAAAAGGTCGTCATCACCGACACCATCCAGCTCGACCCCAAGCACCAATTCGAAGGACTCGCCCAAGTTTCCGTCGGGCCAATGCTGGGCAAGGCGATTAAGTTGATTAATAGTAATCAGTCGATTCATGTTTTGTTTTAA
- a CDS encoding alpha/beta hydrolase, protein MKQSHLIGLATPLLLSAGTLATAERFYQYAFRRINYIPDARSSMQKYAPLYYSHVHWVESQRHIEAWHMTAPDNQRLEALWLPHPGSKKAVIIGHGYKGTGITMSNFAHMFYDLGFNVLLPDDRGHGESDGEYISFGWLDRLDYLGWLQRILDRLGNDAKLLLFGTSMGGATVSLVASEPSLPKQVKAVIEDCGYTDVETELAYLLKKQFHLPPMPLVPLASFINYRRLGYPLRVVNVRQALTHNRLPLFVIHGANDVYVPTEMGRQNYAASAGPKALWIVPGAAHAESYWVNPAAYQAHVKRFLDIFF, encoded by the coding sequence ATGAAACAAAGCCATTTGATCGGCCTTGCAACCCCGTTGTTATTGTCAGCGGGCACCTTAGCAACTGCTGAGCGTTTTTATCAATATGCATTTCGCCGAATTAATTATATTCCGGACGCACGCAGCTCCATGCAAAAATACGCTCCGTTATATTACAGTCACGTCCATTGGGTTGAAAGTCAGCGCCATATCGAAGCCTGGCACATGACCGCCCCGGACAACCAGCGCCTCGAAGCGCTCTGGTTACCACATCCCGGCAGTAAAAAGGCCGTCATTATCGGCCATGGGTACAAGGGCACCGGTATCACCATGAGTAATTTTGCCCACATGTTTTATGATTTAGGCTTCAACGTCTTGTTGCCGGATGATCGCGGCCATGGCGAGTCAGATGGCGAATACATCAGTTTTGGCTGGTTGGATCGCCTTGACTACCTGGGCTGGCTGCAGCGCATTCTCGACCGTCTGGGCAATGACGCGAAGTTACTGCTGTTTGGCACCAGCATGGGCGGCGCAACGGTATCGTTAGTCGCCAGTGAACCAAGTCTGCCTAAGCAAGTCAAAGCCGTGATTGAAGATTGCGGCTACACGGATGTCGAAACAGAGTTAGCGTACTTGCTCAAAAAGCAGTTCCACTTACCACCGATGCCATTGGTTCCGTTGGCAAGCTTTATCAATTACCGACGACTAGGCTATCCCCTACGCGTTGTAAATGTTCGCCAGGCGTTGACGCACAATCGGCTGCCATTATTCGTCATTCATGGCGCTAATGATGTTTACGTACCAACTGAAATGGGCCGCCAGAATTACGCTGCCTCAGCTGGCCCCAAGGCGTTGTGGATCGTTCCCGGCGCCGCCCATGCGGAAAGCTACTGGGTCAATCCGGCGGCGTATCAGGCGCACGTCAAGCGGTTCCTGGATATTTTCTTTTAA
- a CDS encoding alpha/beta hydrolase has protein sequence MADEDAMLAKIQAVWAQTGARDKARYADERVPENVHWETEYRYENSADPQQTLNLYYPAKRRNATLPTVIDVHGGGWFYGDRNLNQNYCRYLASQGYAVMGMGYRLLPDVDVRGQVQDIFSSLRWLSHYGPQRGFDLDHVLLTGDSAGGHLASLVACIQQSEELQELFGVSRVNFNFTMVALVCPVAEPSKLPEAAGDMSEMASFYLDKLSGGDQALAEHLNFSQVVKGLDLPPFMLIGGQNDSFYLQSQALLQVFDANKVTYTTKLWPASAGPHLKHVFNVQHWEWPESIETNLAMLRTFDDLSKQHDEVDEDEFD, from the coding sequence ATGGCTGATGAAGATGCAATGTTGGCGAAGATTCAAGCAGTCTGGGCACAAACCGGTGCGCGGGACAAGGCGCGGTATGCTGATGAGCGCGTTCCCGAAAATGTTCACTGGGAGACGGAATATCGGTATGAGAATTCGGCTGATCCCCAGCAGACGCTGAATCTGTATTATCCGGCGAAACGGCGGAATGCGACATTGCCAACTGTGATTGATGTGCATGGCGGCGGCTGGTTTTATGGCGATCGGAATCTGAACCAAAACTATTGTCGCTACTTGGCGAGTCAGGGTTATGCCGTGATGGGAATGGGTTATCGCCTATTGCCGGATGTTGATGTTCGCGGCCAGGTTCAAGACATCTTTTCGAGTCTGCGCTGGTTGTCGCATTATGGCCCTCAGCGCGGGTTTGACCTTGACCATGTCCTCTTGACCGGTGACTCGGCAGGCGGCCATCTAGCGTCCTTAGTTGCCTGCATTCAGCAAAGCGAGGAGCTGCAAGAACTCTTCGGTGTTAGCCGGGTTAATTTTAACTTCACCATGGTGGCTTTGGTCTGCCCCGTGGCTGAGCCAAGTAAACTGCCGGAAGCGGCCGGTGACATGAGTGAGATGGCATCGTTTTATCTGGATAAGCTCAGCGGCGGTGATCAGGCATTAGCGGAACATTTGAATTTCTCGCAGGTGGTTAAAGGTTTGGATTTGCCGCCATTCATGCTCATTGGCGGCCAAAATGATAGCTTTTACTTACAAAGTCAGGCCTTGTTGCAAGTCTTCGACGCCAATAAAGTCACCTACACGACCAAGCTATGGCCTGCCAGTGCCGGGCCGCACCTCAAGCACGTCTTCAATGTCCAGCACTGGGAATGGCCGGAAAGCATTGAAACAAATCTGGCAATGCTACGGACATTTGACGACCTCAGCAAGCAGCATGACGAAGTCGATGAAGACGAATTTGATTGA
- a CDS encoding mannitol-1-phosphate 5-dehydrogenase, with translation MMEAVHFGAGNIGRGFIGETLAANGFKINFVDVNETIINALNQRGEYTITLAAPGEKKIHVDNVDGLNNAKDPEAVVKAIAQADLVTTAIGPKILPIIAPLIAQGLQARAAANNHQPLDVIACENMIGGSQALKKSVYEHLDDAGKTFTDTYIGFPNAAVDRIVPQQKHDDPLAVSVEDFKEWVVDESQMKNKDLKLKTVDYVPDLEPYIERKLFSVNTGHATTAYTGKYLGYTTIGEAIKDPKVFNQAKGALAETRSLLLAEFKNFNEKELETYQNRVLQRFQNPYISDDISRVARTPIRKLGYNERFIRPIRELKERGLDYSILMDTVGMMFHYVEPNDAEAVKLQAMLKDQPLVDVIKAVTGLKDAALIDEVEASVKSKDR, from the coding sequence ATGATGGAAGCAGTACATTTTGGTGCAGGTAATATTGGTCGCGGGTTCATCGGGGAAACACTTGCCGCGAATGGCTTCAAGATCAATTTTGTCGATGTTAACGAGACGATTATCAACGCGTTAAATCAGCGTGGTGAATATACGATCACGCTGGCGGCCCCAGGCGAGAAAAAGATTCACGTGGACAATGTTGATGGCTTGAACAATGCCAAGGATCCTGAGGCAGTTGTGAAGGCAATTGCTCAGGCAGATTTGGTGACCACTGCCATTGGCCCGAAGATTCTGCCAATCATTGCGCCACTGATTGCGCAAGGACTGCAGGCGCGTGCCGCAGCCAACAATCACCAACCACTAGATGTGATTGCATGTGAAAACATGATCGGCGGTTCTCAGGCCCTTAAAAAGAGCGTATATGAACATCTCGATGACGCCGGCAAAACCTTTACCGATACGTATATTGGCTTCCCGAATGCGGCTGTTGACCGTATTGTGCCACAGCAAAAGCATGACGATCCGCTGGCGGTTAGCGTTGAAGACTTCAAAGAATGGGTTGTTGACGAAAGCCAGATGAAGAACAAGGATCTGAAGCTGAAGACCGTTGATTATGTTCCAGATCTGGAACCTTACATCGAACGGAAACTCTTCTCGGTCAACACCGGTCACGCCACGACAGCTTACACCGGCAAGTATCTGGGCTACACCACCATTGGCGAAGCGATCAAGGATCCAAAAGTCTTCAATCAGGCAAAAGGCGCACTGGCCGAAACCCGGTCATTGTTGCTCGCTGAGTTCAAGAACTTTAACGAAAAGGAACTCGAAACTTATCAAAATCGGGTGCTGCAACGGTTCCAGAATCCCTACATTTCCGATGATATTTCCCGGGTTGCCCGCACGCCGATTCGCAAGTTGGGTTACAACGAACGCTTCATCCGGCCGATTCGTGAATTAAAAGAACGCGGCTTGGATTACAGCATTTTGATGGATACTGTCGGCATGATGTTCCATTACGTTGAACCAAACGATGCTGAAGCGGTTAAACTTCAGGCAATGCTAAAAGATCAGCCGCTGGTTGACGTGATTAAAGCGGTCACCGGCTTGAAAGATGCTGCTTTGATTGATGAAGTCGAAGCCAGTGTTAAGTCGAAGGACCGTTAA
- a CDS encoding PTS sugar transporter subunit IIA, translated as MKGLDVNTIKLGQEAKTRGEAIRQAGQLLVDNGNVEPAYIDSMIDRNRDVSVYMGNFIAIPHGTEAGMKYIKKTGISVVQYPWGVDWSEDPADENLVTVVFGIAGLNGEHLKLLSQIALYCSDVENVQKLADAQTPEEIVNLLKEVE; from the coding sequence ATGAAAGGACTCGACGTAAACACGATCAAGCTTGGTCAGGAAGCAAAGACCAGGGGCGAAGCCATTCGTCAGGCCGGCCAACTCCTGGTCGACAATGGCAATGTTGAACCGGCTTATATTGATTCAATGATTGATCGTAATCGTGACGTTTCGGTATATATGGGCAACTTTATTGCGATTCCCCATGGTACGGAAGCAGGTATGAAATATATTAAAAAAACCGGGATCTCGGTTGTTCAATATCCGTGGGGTGTTGATTGGTCAGAAGATCCGGCTGATGAGAATTTGGTTACCGTGGTGTTCGGCATTGCCGGATTGAACGGTGAACATCTCAAGCTCTTGTCGCAGATTGCGCTGTATTGCAGTGATGTGGAGAATGTCCAGAAATTAGCCGACGCGCAAACGCCGGAAGAAATCGTCAATTTACTGAAGGAAGTTGAATAA
- a CDS encoding BglG family transcription antiterminator — protein sequence MLLTNREQEMIKLMMSQPAGVSRDELQRQLGVSRRTIYRELSQLEHDITALNLRLDKGDGSSYRLTGATTDLAKLSETLAQQQQNLTFDPSQRQSALILMMLNAGAPKTMTALATDVDVSVTTIKQDLDILEPALNEYHLKLNRQKAAGIWIEGQEGDIRRVLVGVLNAEINPYVFFRFLNDPRQTFDPVTDYFIKRLPQEELLAANTALSRIKALADLSDNQRKAVLLTVAVNTHRLREEHHAKAQPHFDQERLFQDQQLALQFLAEMDPTIREKVRVGDYQFLAVELSNIRGGLAGEQVDPFDLTINLEVQELIREVARKFPGKFSGNTQLYSSLLAHVQRTTGGNWLPGFTMTNPVLAHLRDDYPELYQAVQQAADDVFGRGAFTGNALGYLVLYFASVLDHTRTDAPVAVLLITSDGPGTGSLIAGKLRVQVPEIRKIKIIQVSDLPKQQLEHYDLVLATMPLPGFKHQYLVITPILGREEMAEIRRLVQKATPKQVRPANQPSLDQTVTAFESLKTMVMAADGLLQHFAVTDMTAPVTTIAATIDAILSRLPTIVAEAPVVKEALLKRLELAPVGIPDTGLAMIHTSSQGVTTPYIGVFDLTSSLPLPAMDMGTIQLQRVLLLLTPNPVSQETLTLLSAVSAKLVASPADLRLFEKGNYSQLYQVMTEVFMHEIQKIDRR from the coding sequence ATGTTACTAACGAATCGTGAACAGGAAATGATCAAACTGATGATGAGTCAGCCCGCCGGTGTGAGCCGTGATGAGCTGCAACGACAGCTGGGTGTCAGCCGCCGGACCATTTACCGTGAACTTTCGCAACTGGAGCATGATATTACCGCCTTGAACTTACGGCTCGACAAAGGTGATGGCAGTTCCTACCGGTTAACAGGCGCGACAACGGATCTGGCAAAATTGTCGGAGACGTTGGCCCAGCAACAACAAAACCTGACGTTCGATCCCAGTCAGCGTCAGAGTGCCTTGATCTTAATGATGCTGAATGCGGGCGCACCCAAAACCATGACGGCCTTAGCAACCGATGTGGATGTCAGCGTGACCACCATTAAACAAGACCTTGATATTCTGGAACCGGCACTCAATGAATATCATCTCAAGTTGAATCGCCAAAAAGCTGCCGGCATTTGGATTGAAGGGCAGGAAGGCGATATTCGGCGGGTGCTTGTCGGCGTCTTGAATGCCGAGATTAATCCGTATGTGTTCTTTCGTTTCTTAAATGATCCGCGGCAAACCTTTGATCCGGTGACGGATTACTTCATCAAACGGTTACCGCAAGAAGAACTGCTAGCTGCCAATACGGCATTATCCCGAATCAAAGCGCTAGCCGACCTGAGTGACAATCAACGCAAAGCAGTGTTACTCACCGTTGCCGTTAACACGCATCGGTTGCGCGAAGAACATCATGCGAAGGCCCAACCCCATTTTGACCAGGAACGGCTGTTTCAGGATCAACAACTGGCACTCCAGTTTCTAGCCGAAATGGATCCCACCATCCGGGAAAAAGTTCGCGTCGGCGACTACCAGTTTTTAGCAGTTGAACTTAGTAACATTCGTGGCGGCTTGGCTGGTGAACAGGTTGATCCATTCGATTTGACCATCAACCTGGAAGTCCAAGAATTAATTCGCGAAGTGGCGCGAAAATTTCCCGGGAAATTTTCCGGAAATACGCAACTTTATTCCTCGCTACTTGCCCATGTTCAGCGGACAACCGGCGGCAATTGGTTGCCAGGATTCACGATGACGAATCCGGTGCTTGCCCATTTGCGTGATGACTATCCGGAACTTTATCAGGCTGTCCAACAAGCGGCCGATGACGTTTTCGGGCGCGGCGCCTTTACCGGCAATGCGTTAGGCTATCTGGTTTTGTACTTCGCCTCGGTCTTGGATCATACGCGAACCGATGCACCGGTTGCGGTGTTGCTGATCACAAGTGATGGTCCCGGAACCGGCAGTTTGATCGCTGGAAAACTGCGGGTCCAGGTGCCCGAAATTCGCAAGATCAAAATCATTCAGGTCAGTGACTTACCCAAGCAGCAACTCGAACATTACGATTTGGTTTTGGCAACCATGCCGTTACCGGGTTTCAAACACCAATATCTGGTGATCACGCCGATCTTGGGGCGCGAAGAAATGGCCGAAATTCGCCGATTGGTTCAAAAGGCCACGCCTAAACAGGTGCGACCGGCGAACCAACCATCGCTTGATCAGACAGTCACGGCATTTGAAAGTCTGAAAACGATGGTGATGGCGGCAGATGGTTTATTGCAACACTTTGCCGTAACTGACATGACGGCGCCAGTCACAACGATTGCGGCTACGATTGACGCGATACTCAGCCGGTTACCGACCATTGTTGCCGAAGCACCGGTGGTTAAAGAAGCTTTGTTAAAGCGGCTGGAGTTGGCCCCTGTCGGTATTCCGGATACTGGACTGGCGATGATTCACACCAGCAGCCAAGGAGTCACCACTCCGTATATCGGCGTCTTTGATCTCACCAGCTCGTTGCCACTACCGGCGATGGACATGGGGACAATCCAGTTGCAGCGCGTTTTGTTACTGCTAACTCCGAATCCTGTTTCACAGGAAACATTAACGCTTTTGAGTGCGGTTAGCGCCAAGCTAGTCGCCTCACCAGCTGACTTACGGCTTTTTGAAAAAGGCAACTATAGCCAGTTATATCAAGTAATGACTGAAGTCTTTATGCACGAAATCCAAAAAATTGATCGAAGGTGA
- a CDS encoding PTS mannitol transporter subunit IICBA, with amino-acid sequence MEAKSANTPVTEKKKFNLKAGMQSFGTKLSGMVLPNIGAFIAWGLITTIFVKGGWWANPQLAKMISPMVTYLLPLLIAYSGGSMVHGHRGGVVGMIATMGVIVGTNVPMFIGAMVMGPLAGWCIKKWDDRVQDKIRQGFEMLVNNFSAGIIGMLLAIVGFLLIGPIISGLTNVMAAGVDWIISHGLIWLANIFIEPAKILFLNNAINQGILTPLGIQAAAAHGKSILFLLEPDPGPGLGVLLAFALFGKGTAKGSAPSAIIIHFFGGIHEIYFPYVLMKPALFLSVMAGGVTGTTLFSIFNVGLKSSPSPGSIISLFAMSPVNIWNYLGLLIGVAGATTVSFLISAVILRRDKSTTGDELAESEAKMKSMKAEAKGQNVEAAKDVMNQAKGIKQIIFACDAGMGSSAMGASILRDKVKKAGLDLSVTNTAISNLQDKPGLLVVTQDELADRAKKQTPGAAHVAVENFLNSPKYDEIIASLKAEAVGGTDETATAEAPKAQQETPEDELNEIDFDKITEVDFLHHDQNIGSATMAQATFRSELRKLNKDVKVRNVAIGEIEDKDNVLIIASKETARRVKLQFANVQVYTVDGLLNATNYDKLIDKMK; translated from the coding sequence TTGGAAGCTAAATCAGCAAACACGCCGGTAACGGAGAAGAAGAAATTCAATCTGAAGGCCGGTATGCAATCATTCGGGACCAAGCTTTCCGGCATGGTGTTGCCAAACATCGGTGCCTTTATTGCTTGGGGCCTCATTACAACCATCTTTGTTAAAGGTGGTTGGTGGGCTAATCCACAGCTTGCAAAAATGATCAGCCCAATGGTCACCTATTTGCTACCACTATTAATTGCTTATTCTGGCGGTTCCATGGTGCATGGGCATCGTGGGGGCGTTGTTGGCATGATCGCAACAATGGGGGTTATTGTCGGAACCAATGTGCCAATGTTCATTGGTGCGATGGTGATGGGCCCACTGGCAGGTTGGTGCATTAAAAAATGGGACGATAGAGTTCAAGACAAAATCAGACAAGGCTTTGAAATGCTGGTTAACAATTTCAGTGCTGGTATTATCGGCATGTTGCTAGCTATTGTTGGTTTTCTTCTAATTGGCCCCATTATTTCTGGTTTAACTAATGTTATGGCTGCCGGTGTTGACTGGATCATCAGCCACGGATTGATTTGGTTAGCGAATATTTTCATTGAGCCAGCGAAGATCTTGTTCCTAAATAATGCGATTAACCAAGGCATTTTAACGCCACTTGGCATTCAAGCGGCCGCTGCCCATGGTAAGTCAATCTTGTTCTTGCTCGAACCAGATCCGGGCCCAGGGCTTGGGGTTTTGCTAGCCTTTGCATTATTTGGTAAAGGGACTGCTAAAGGATCTGCGCCATCGGCGATCATTATTCATTTCTTCGGTGGTATTCACGAAATTTACTTCCCATATGTCTTGATGAAGCCAGCGTTATTCCTGTCAGTCATGGCTGGTGGTGTTACCGGAACCACATTGTTCTCCATCTTTAATGTAGGTTTGAAGAGTTCACCTTCACCTGGTTCAATCATATCCTTATTCGCTATGTCGCCTGTTAATATTTGGAACTATCTTGGCTTGCTCATCGGCGTTGCCGGAGCCACAACTGTTTCCTTCCTTATCTCAGCAGTCATCCTACGTCGTGATAAGAGCACGACCGGCGATGAATTAGCTGAAAGCGAAGCCAAGATGAAGTCCATGAAGGCTGAAGCCAAAGGACAAAATGTCGAGGCTGCCAAAGACGTGATGAATCAGGCTAAGGGCATCAAACAAATCATCTTTGCTTGCGATGCCGGCATGGGTTCAAGCGCAATGGGTGCTTCGATTCTGCGTGATAAAGTCAAGAAGGCTGGGTTGGATCTTTCAGTTACCAACACAGCAATCAGTAATTTGCAAGATAAGCCGGGACTGTTGGTTGTGACCCAAGACGAACTGGCGGATCGTGCCAAGAAACAGACGCCGGGTGCTGCTCACGTTGCGGTTGAAAACTTCCTGAATAGTCCGAAGTACGATGAAATCATTGCCAGTCTGAAAGCAGAAGCGGTTGGCGGTACGGATGAAACGGCTACCGCAGAAGCGCCGAAAGCGCAACAGGAAACACCGGAAGACGAATTGAACGAGATTGATTTTGACAAGATTACGGAAGTTGACTTCCTGCATCATGATCAAAACATCGGCTCCGCAACGATGGCCCAAGCAACCTTCCGCTCCGAGTTGCGGAAACTCAACAAGGATGTCAAGGTACGCAATGTTGCGATCGGCGAGATTGAGGACAAAGACAACGTGTTGATTATCGCTTCAAAGGAAACGGCACGCCGCGTTAAATTACAGTTTGCCAACGTCCAAGTCTATACCGTCGACGGTCTATTGAACGCAACGAACTATGATAAACTTATTGATAAAATGAAATAA
- the nagB gene encoding glucosamine-6-phosphate deaminase, with product MDVKVFDNDTEAGKYAFELIKQGMDNGAKVLGLATGSTPVTMYQAMVNSDVDFSNMTSINLDEYVGMSPDNDQSYRYFMQSHLFDKKPFKETFVPNGLAKDPEEETKRYNKVIADHPIDIQVLGIGRNGHIGFNEPGSPFDAETRKVPLTQNTIDANARFFENKDDVPRYAYSMGIGSIMKSKKILLLAFGENKADAVQKMIEGPVTNDVPASILQKHPDVVVILDKAAASKLSKK from the coding sequence ATGGATGTTAAAGTTTTTGATAACGACACAGAAGCAGGTAAATACGCATTTGAACTGATTAAGCAAGGGATGGACAACGGCGCCAAGGTGCTTGGTTTGGCTACCGGCAGCACCCCTGTCACCATGTATCAGGCAATGGTGAACAGTGATGTTGATTTCAGCAACATGACATCGATCAACTTGGATGAATATGTTGGCATGTCACCGGATAACGATCAAAGTTATCGCTACTTCATGCAGAGCCACCTTTTTGACAAGAAGCCGTTTAAGGAAACCTTCGTGCCAAACGGCCTTGCCAAGGATCCTGAAGAAGAAACCAAGCGTTACAACAAAGTCATTGCCGATCACCCAATCGACATTCAGGTTTTGGGGATTGGCCGCAACGGTCACATTGGCTTCAACGAACCTGGTTCACCGTTTGACGCAGAAACACGGAAGGTTCCGTTAACCCAAAACACCATTGACGCCAATGCTCGCTTCTTTGAAAATAAGGACGATGTACCGCGTTACGCTTATTCCATGGGTATCGGTTCCATCATGAAGAGCAAGAAGATCTTGCTTCTGGCCTTTGGTGAAAACAAAGCCGACGCCGTTCAAAAGATGATCGAAGGCCCGGTTACCAACGACGTGCCTGCATCTATTTTGCAGAAGCATCCGGATGTTGTTGTCATCTTGGACAAGGCGGCTGCAAGTAAGTTGAGCAAGAAATAG